CGCGTACGTAGAAACATCTTCCAAGGCACGGGCAACCGTACCGCGACCAACGTGAGCAGCATGCCGGCAACGACGCCAATATAGAACGGCGCGGGTGGTCCTAACAAGACAAGGAAGAACGAAAGGCCAAGCAATAGCATGAGAACCGGAGCAAGGAGGTCGGTAATACCGGCATAGCGATCGCCGCGCATTCGATGGGGATGTTTTGCATAGAGCTTCATGCGCCAAAAGCCGTGGCGCATTTGAGTGCGAAGGTATCGGCGCAACCGGGTGGGGTGGTAGTGGAAGACCACGGCCTCGCCCGTGAACCGGAGCTTGCCGCCGGTGTCGAGCAGGCGATACGAGAGGTCATTGTCCTCGCCCGAGGCTGCGCGAAACGATTCGTCGAATCCGCCGCATTCCAGGAACGCACTTTTTCGAACCGCAAGGTTGAATGAACCCAGAAAGTCCACGAACTCGCCAAACGTCTCGTGGCGGCACTGAATCTCCTCGTGGATCATCCGCGCCAACAGGGACTCATCGTCGGCGATGCCATACGTGCCGCCCACGGCGACGACACCTTCGTCGAAACCTTGCATGAGTTGCTCCAGCCAGTCTTCGGCTGGTACGCAGTCGGAATCGGTGAAGACGAGGAACTCTCCGGAAGCTTCATGCGCGCCGCGGTTGCGCGCGGCAGCAGGTCCTTGTTGGTTTTGGCGGATACAGCGAATAGGGAACGGGGCGCTGAGGGCTGTCGTGTTGTCGGTGGAACCATCATCAATCACGATGACCTCGGTGTTCGGATAGGACTGCGCAAGGCAGGCCTCAAGGCATTCTTCGATCGTGGCGGCAGCATTGTGCGCGGGTATGACGATAGAAATCAGCGGCGTTGTGGATTCGGTATTCATGTCACGCGACGGGCCTTGCGCTGCGCAATTTCATTTACGAAGGCGCGGACGGAAGCTACCAACTTATCGCGAGCAGGGCGGTAGGACTCATAGGCGCGAGGCGGGTTCGCGAGGGCGTGTTCCAGGTCCGCGACATCGAGGATCATTTTGCCCCAACCGCGCCGTTCGACCGCACGCGCCAAATCCACCTGGTGCTCGGTTGTATGTTCATTGAATTTCATGAGCCGCGGCACGACAACGAGCGGGCGCTTCGATTGCAGCGCGTCGATTACACTGCCGATCCCTGCGTGGCAAACGATGACGCGAGCCTCCTGTTGCAGCGCCAATACTTCTTCTCTCGGCTTAAAGGTGAAGTGTTCGCAATGCCGGGGAATGGTCCCACCCATACCGATCTGCACAATGGTGCGTTCGCCCGTGGATTCCGCAAGCTCGTCCACGCGTTGGATGAGCCTTGGGAAGTCCAGAAACATGGTGCCGACGGTTACGTAGACCATGCTACAACTCCGCTCTTCTGTCTTCGTCGACAAAGCTGCCCTCGTAACGTGCTCGTGCACCGTATACGCTCAGGAGCTCCGGCCATTGCACGTAGAATCGCTGCGACAGCCAATACGTGATACGCCCGGTGAA
This genomic stretch from Candidatus Hydrogenedentota bacterium harbors:
- a CDS encoding glycosyltransferase, whose protein sequence is MNTESTTPLISIVIPAHNAAATIEECLEACLAQSYPNTEVIVIDDGSTDNTTALSAPFPIRCIRQNQQGPAAARNRGAHEASGEFLVFTDSDCVPAEDWLEQLMQGFDEGVVAVGGTYGIADDESLLARMIHEEIQCRHETFGEFVDFLGSFNLAVRKSAFLECGGFDESFRAASGEDNDLSYRLLDTGGKLRFTGEAVVFHYHPTRLRRYLRTQMRHGFWRMKLYAKHPHRMRGDRYAGITDLLAPVLMLLLGLSFFLVLLGPPAPFYIGVVAGMLLTLVAVRLPVPWKMFLRTRDRRMLGFVGVMLIRDVARAIGMAQGIWTFRVLRKSTA
- a CDS encoding beta-1,4-galactosyltransferase; translation: MVYVTVGTMFLDFPRLIQRVDELAESTGERTIVQIGMGGTIPRHCEHFTFKPREEVLALQQEARVIVCHAGIGSVIDALQSKRPLVVVPRLMKFNEHTTEHQVDLARAVERRGWGKMILDVADLEHALANPPRAYESYRPARDKLVASVRAFVNEIAQRKARRVT